A genome region from Hevea brasiliensis isolate MT/VB/25A 57/8 chromosome 9, ASM3005281v1, whole genome shotgun sequence includes the following:
- the LOC110648575 gene encoding probable calcium-binding protein CML45 has protein sequence MEKMLINISYTVISSFHFYLQPLLKFLFPARTNQSFVPDKLSQEEFKIVMEQLGVFYDRDDELLHQDQRLLGADDLSRLFEEEEPSLEELKEAFDVFDENKDGFIDAKDLQRVLCRLGFKEGKQVEECKRMIHAVHGDDGFGIQFTDFLIFMNKCF, from the coding sequence ATGGAGAAAATGCTAATAAACATTTCTTATACTGTTATCTCTAGTTTCCATTTCTACCTTCAGCCCCTGCTAAAATTTCTCTTTCCAGCACGCACCAACCAGAGCTTTGTTCCTGACAAACTAAGccaagaagagttcaagattgtcatggAACAACTTGGAGTTTTTTATGATAGAGATGACGAGCTTCTGCATCAAGATCAGAGGTTATTAGGTGCAGATGATCTCTCAAGATTGTTCGAGGAAGAAGAACCCAGCTTGGAAGAACTGAAGGAAGCATTTGATGTGTTTGATGAGAACAAAGATGGATTCATTGATGCAAAAGATTTACAAAGAGTTCTATGCCGTCTGGGTTTTAAGGAAGGAAAACAAGTTGAGGAGTGTAAGAGAATGATTCATGCAGTTCATGGGGATGATGGGTTTGGAATTCAATTCACTGATTTTTTGATATTTATGAACAAGTGTTTTTGA